A single window of Salvia splendens isolate huo1 chromosome 8, SspV2, whole genome shotgun sequence DNA harbors:
- the LOC121743104 gene encoding FHA domain-containing protein FHA2-like: MESGGDVEAGFAKLQGEDFEYFMQTYSIILGRNSKNSAVDVDLSSLGGGMNISRRHARIVYDFQRRRFELEVLGRNGCYVEGVLHVPGHPPIKLDSQDRLEIGDKEFYFLLPVRSILGGPIGPRNHGNVYQTGYVQQQNLGNQPPPPLPGGGGGWGEYDGVGSEDEEEEEEEDEEDCGEDASSSGKRMRGDGGGGYRYGSDKQADVRTRVDRDADNQQLLQLEENDVVSSVASLLSDLCGPGDWMPMEKLHSELVEQFSDVWHHSRVRKYLTPEDHSGQESQGKPWFGLLALLKKYPEHFVINTRSKGRVVLEFVSLIS; encoded by the exons ATGGAGAGCGGCGGCGATGTAGAAGCCGGCTTCGCCAAGCTTCAAGGCGAAGATTTCGAATACTTCATGCAAACCTACTCCATAATCCTCGGCCGCAATTCGAAAAATTCGGCCGTCGACGTCGACCTCTCCTCCCTCGGCGGCGGGATGAACATAAGCCGCCGCCACGCCCGCATCGTCTACGACTTCCAACGCCGTCGTTTCGAGCTCGAGGTCCTCGGCCGGAACGGATGCTACGTCGAGGGCGTCCTCCACGTCCCCGGCCACCCTCCGATCAAGCTCGATTCGCAGGATCGTCTCGAGATCGGCGACAAGGAATTCTACTTTTTGCTTCCCGTCAGGAGCATATTGGGCGGGCCAATTGGCCCGAGAAACCACGGGAACGTTTATCAAACAGGTTATGTGCAGCAGCAGAATTTGGGGAatcagccgccgccgccgctgcctgGAGGCGGGGGAGGGTGGGGTGAGTATGATGGGGTAGGTAgtgaggatgaggaggaggaagaagaagaggatgagGAGGATTGTGGGGAGGATGCTTCGTCGAGTGGGAAGCGAATGAGAGGTGATGGAGGCGGAGGTTATAGGTATGGTTCAG ATAAGCAGGCTGATGTGAGAACACGTGTTGATAGAGATGCTGATAACCAACAGCTTCTTCAGTTAGAAGAAAACGACGTTGTGTCTTCAGTAGCCTCATTGCTGTCTGATTTATGTGGTCCTGGAGACTGGATGCCGATGGAGAAACTACATTCCGAG CTCGTGGAGCAATTCAGCGACGTCTGGCATCACAGCCGTGTAAGGAAGTATCTCACGCCCGAGGATCATTCTGGTCAAGAATCCCAAGGAAAGCCGTGGTTTGGATTGCTGGCCCTGCTGAAGAAATATCCCGAACACTTTGTCATCAACACGAGATCCAAGGGGCGAGTTGTGCTGGAATTCGTCTCGCTAATCTCCTGA